ACTCCAGGGATAGATAGTGGACGATCTTCTCGTCCCCATCGGGAGCCATCCCACCCCGCTTCTCCAAGGCGATCTCGCGCAAGGCCAGGCAGGCGCAAACCCACTGGTCATATTCCGTGGCTTCGCCCTTGCGCTTTCCCCGCGCGGACATCAGGAACCTCTGCATGCGCCGGTCCAACGATTCCTGCGCCTTGCCCCGGGGCACGACTCCATTCTGCTTTGACTTCCCGCTCATGTTGACACCTCCTTACCCGGCTTCCTTTCGCCCCCGAGCCACTTCGTCAGCATCGCCGCCAGCGCCTTGGCCGAAATCGGCTTGGCGATGTAGTCGTCCATCCCCGCCTCCAGGCACTTCTCCCGGTCGCCCTGCATGGCATGCGCCGTCATGGCGACAATTGGAATGCGACGCCCTTCATTCTGACCCCTGACGCCTGACTCCTGACTCCTGATCCGCCGCGTCGCCTCCAGCCCGTCCATCTCGGGCATCTGGATGTCCATCAGGACCAGGTCGTAGCGTTCGCGTTCCAGCGCGGCGATGGCCTCGGCGCCGGTGCCGACCGTGTCGGTCCGCACACCCAGTTTCTTCAAGACGCCCTCGGCGACCAGCCGGTTAACCTCGTTATCCTCCGCCAGCAGAATCCGCGACGCACGAAGAAAGTCGGCATTGCAGCCGATGCCCTTTTTCTCCGGCGCATCCCCCCCGTCACGCTCGAAGCCAACGGTGAACCAGAAGGTTGCGCCCCGCCCCTCTTCCGATTCGACCCCGATCTTGCCGCCCATCAGCTCCGTCAGTTGCCGCGAGATCGCCAGCCCCAGCCCCGTGCCGCCGAACCGCCGCGTGCTGGACGGATCAATCTGGCTGAACTTGGCAAACAACAGATCCTGTTTGTCCGCCGGAATCCCAACCCCCGTGTCGCTCACCGTAAAACGCAGGCGAACGCTCTGCTCTCCGACCTCCGACCTCTGATCTCCGGCTTCCGTCTCCCGCTCCACGCGCACCGTGATCTCGCCCTTCTCCGTGAACTTCACGGCGTTGCCCGCCAGATTCACCAGGATCTGCCGCAGGCGGATCGGGTCGCCGCACAGCCGGTCGGGCACCTCCGGTGCCGCCGCGCAGATGAATTCAATGCCTTTCTGCTGCGCCCGCAACGCCAGCGGGGCCACGGCTTCGTCGAGCAGTGTGCGCAGGCTGAAGTCGCTCCGGTCGAGCGTCAGCTTGCCGGCCTCCATCTTGGAGAAGTCGAGGATGTCGTCCAGCAGGGCCAACAGGGATTCGGCGCTATTCATGGCCGTCTCGGCGAGCCGCCGCTGCTCGTCGTTCAGCTCCGTGTCGAGCAACAGGCCGGTCATGCCGATGACCCCGTTCATCGGCGTGCGGATCTCGTGGCTCATGTTGGCCAGGAACTCGCTCTTCGCATGATTCGCCGCCTCGGCGCGGAGGCGGCTTTCCCTCAATTCCACCTCCGCGCGATGGCGTACGCTGATGTCGCGGAGCAACACGATGGCACCGGGCCGACCCCGCAAGCGCGACGTCACGACATCGATGGGGAATCGCGTTCCGTCGCGTTTTATGCCGACAGCCGTTCCCATATGGAACCCGACTCCATCCAGTGTCGCGCGAACGCCGGCTGTTTGTTCCTCGGGCGGGCGGTCGTAGAGCGTGTCCGTCTTTCGCCCGATGATCTCATCGCCATCGTAGCCGAACATCGGTTTCACGGAGGGGTTGCACATCGTGATCGTCCGGTCCGGGGCGATGACCAGCAGGGTGTCCGGTGTGATGGCGGAGACGATCCCGCGAAGGTCGTCCTCCTGGCGAACGGCCGCGCGCCACTGACGATGGGCCGCCCACATCAGCAGCAGCAGCCAGAAGAAAAGGGCGTTGGTGAGCCATTGCTCGACCGGCAGATCGGTGTAGCCGGACGCCAGACGCCTGACCCCCTGGCTCAGGTGGATGGAAAGCCGGTACGCGGCCAAGGTCAAGGCGATGAGAATGCTCAACCACAATTGCCGATGCTCCCTCCGGTCAAGAGGCGCGGCCGAGCAACCCGACTTCCGGCTTTCAGTCATTGCATGACCTCCCCGAGCTTCGCCGCCAAATCCGCCTTCGAGAACGGTTTCTGGATGAAATGCACGCCTTCGTCCAGCACGCCGTGGTGGGCGATGACGTCGGCGGTGTAGCCCGACATGAAGAGGCGTTTGAGGCCGGGATGGATGGATATGAGGTTCCTGGCCAGGTCGCGGCCGTTCATCTCCGGCATCACCACATCGGTCATAAGCAGGTGGATCGGACCGGTGTGTTCGCGGGCCAGACGGATGGCCTCGCCCGGGGTCCCGGCCGCGATCACGGTGTAGCCCATTCCTTTCAGCATCAACCCGGTCGACTTGAGGATCGCCGACTCGTCCTCCACCAGCAGGACCGTTTCATGGCCGCGCGCGACCGGTTCTTCGGAAGCTTTCTCCGCCGGCCGGTCCGTCCTGGCGGCGTGGCGCGGCAGGTAGATCCTGAAGGTCGTGCCCTGACCCGGCTCGCTGTAGACGTTGATGAAGCCCTGGTTCTGCTTGACCGCGCCGTACACCGAGGCCAGGCCCAGGCCGGTGCCCTTGCCCAGCTCCTTGGTGGTGAAGAAGGGCTCGAAGAGATGGCGGAGGGTCTCCGCGTCCATGCCGCAGCCGTTGTCGCTCACCGCCAGCAGGACGTACTCGCCGGGCACGAACCCGGCGTGTTCGGCGCAATAGGCTTTGTCAAACGCGACCGCGCCCGTCTCGATGGTGACCTTGCCCACGCCGGCGATGGCGTCCCGGGCATTGACGCAGAGATTAGCCAGGATCTGGTCGAGTTGGGAGGGGTCCATGCGGACCGGCGCGAGGTTCCCCCCGGGCAGCCAGGCCAGATCAATGTCCTCGCCGATGAGCCGCCGCAGCAGCTTGAGCATGCCCTCCACGGTCTCGTTGAGGTCAATGACTTTCGGGGCCACGGTCTGTTTGCGGGCAAAGGTCAGCAGTTGGCGCGTCAAGGCGGCGGAACGTTGGGCGCACTTCTGGACTTCCTGCAGGCACTCCCGCGCCGGGCTTTCCGGTGGCAGATCCTCCAGCGCCAGCGCCGTGTTGCCCAGGATCGCCTGGAGCATGTTGTTGAAGTCGTGCGCCACGCCCCCGGCCAGCCGGCCCACGGACTCCATCTTCTGGGCCTGGGTGAGTTGGGACTGGAGTTTCTCCTTCTCCTTCTCGGCCTGTTTGCGTTCGGAGATGTCACGCACGAAGCTCTGCACGCGCCCCTCGCCCTCGCGCGAAATCACACGGGCACTGACGCTGACATGCAACGGCGTGCCATCCTTGCGCCGATGAACGCCTTCGAAGAGCAGCGTGCCCTCCTCAATAAGTGTCGCCATGCGTCCTGGCATGGTGGCCGCCTCCTCCGGGGAATCGATCAACTGCAGACCGCCGGCGAGCAGTTCCTCGCGGCTGTAGCCCGTCTGACGGCAGGCGTTCTCGTTCAGGTCCGTAATGATGGCCCCGGAAATCGTGGATGTAGAAGGCGTCATTGAGGTGCTTCACAATGCTTCGGTAGCGAGCTTCCTGACGCTGGAGCATCTCCTCGGCCCGCTTGCGCGCCAACGCCACGCCGATACTGGCCGCGATCCCCTCGAAGAAGCGTATCATCTCCGCAGTGAGACAACCCTTGCGGCGGTCATTGAGCTGCAACAGACCGATAATCTCATGGCCGCTGCGAATGGGCATGAGAGCAACCGACTGGAAACCGGCATGGATGCAGCGGTTCCTCGGATGAAGCCTGGGCTCCTGATCGGGCGGAATATCGAGCAGCGGCATTGAATCGTTCGTCCAGAAACTGCCGCCCGGTGTGAAGAGCGGATTGGATGGGTCTGTCTTCTCCGATAGAACCAGGCCGCAAGTGCACTCCAGAGAGACTCTGCCGTCCTTGCCCCGGCAAATACCGCCATCGCGCCCGCGCTCGACCAGCGAGTTCTCGGCGAGAAGGAACTCCTCGGAGAATCCGTTCTGGACAAAATAGGGGTAATCTTCGTCCTTGCGCAGCCGGATGCCCACCGCATCGAAGCCTGTCTCGCGCTTGATAGCGCCCAGTATGCGGTCGATGGCATCCGGAAACGGAACAGCCTCATTAAGTATGCCCAGTATCTCCGCCGCCAGCCCCTGGCGCCCCTCCGCCCGCTTGCGTTCGGTGATGTCGCGGGTCACGCCCACGATACTCAGCAGCTCGCCGCGCTGGTCCCGCACAGGTGTGGCGGAGAATTCCACCCACAACTCCCGCCCGTCCTTGTGGCGCACTTTGTTCACCGCCGAGTCGCTGCCGGAATCCGTCTTGCTGCGGAGTCTGTCGAAGAGATCCGTCACAACATCCAGATAGCCCGGCTGGACGAAAACGCCCCAATCCAGCGACTCCCACTCCTGCAAGGTGTAGCCAAAGAGATGTTCGGTGGAGGGCGACAGGTAGGTGAAACGCAGTCCGGCGTCCATCACCCAGATGCTGTCGGATGTGTGGTCGGCAATAAGCCGGTATCTCGCCTCGCTCTCCCGCAGGGCCTCCTCCGCTTGCTTGAACTCCGTGACATCCGGAAACACGACGACCCCGGCCACGATCTCGCCTTGGGCATTGCGCACCGGGGCGGCATTGGCCAGGACGTGCCGAGGTTCGCCATCGCCGCGGCGGATGATCACTTCCTGGTTCTTGACGGTCTCCCCTTTGAGAATCGCGCGCGACAGCGGCAGATCCTCCGGCGCCACGGGAGTTCCGTCTGGCCAGAAGGTGAGCCAGCGACGGGGATGCAGTTCGGCCGGGATGCCTGTCAACGGCTCGGCACTCTCACCGCGGATGCCCAAGGCGGCGGGATTGGCCACTCGGATCGTCACATCGGGCGCATCGGCGATCAACATTCCCGCGGGGGTCTGTTCGATGGCGGCCTGGAGCAGGGCCATGGTTCGCGCGAGTTCTTGCTCGGCCCGCTTGCGCTCGGTGATGTCCTCGAAGGCGACGCCGACCATGTTGCCGGGCAGCGGGAACGCGCGCACGGAGAATGACGCCAGCAACACGCGGTCGTCTCCATACGACAGGTCCTCGAAAGTGATGGCGGTCTGGCTGCGCACCACTTCGGCGTAGCGCTGCGGGACGCCCTGGGCCCGCAAGCCGGGGAAGTTCTCGTCGAGCGTCTTGCCCACCACGTCTTCCGGCCCGAGGCCGATCAAGGTCTTGACCGCCGGGTTGGCATACACCATGCGCAGTGTCCGGTCGTCGGAAAGGTCCTCGATGCGATACAGCATCAGGCCGACCGGGACGTTCTCGGTGATCAACTGCGCCTTTCGCAACTCCTCGCGCTGGCGGTATTCCACGGTGACATCGCGGAAGACCAGCACCGCGCCGGAGACCTTGCCCGAGGCGTCGCGGATGGGCGCGCAACTGTCGGCGATCTGATGCTCCGCGCCGTCTTTGGCGATGAGCGCCGTGTGGTTGGCCAGGCCCACAACCACGCCCTCGCGGAGGGCGCGGAAGACCGGGTTTTCCGCCGCTTCGCGGGTGTTGGCGTTGACGATGCAAAACACCTCGCCCACGGGCTTGCCGGCCGCCGCGGCGGTGGTCCAGCCGGTGAGCGCTTCGGCCGCCGCGTTGAGGCTCACCACCGCGCCCGCCGCGTCGCAGGCGATCACGCCATCGGCGATGGAGCGCAGCGTGGCCGCAAGATGCTCCTCGCTGGCGCACAAGACCTCCTCCGCCCGCTTGCGCTCGGTGATGTCCTGAAAGGTGCAGGCGAACTGCCCCGGGGCGGGACGATAGGCGGTCACTTCAAAATGCTTTCCGAGGTCGGCGCTGTGGTTCATGAATTGAACCGGTTCGCCGGTGAGCGCCACCTTGCCGTATGTTTCGATCCAGTGCCGCTCGGTGCCGGGCAGAACTTCCAGGACGGTGCGGCCGGCGATGTCCCCGGCCTTCAGTCCGGTCATACGTTCGAATGCCGGGTTGACGGCCAGGAAGCGGTAATCCACCGGCGTTCCGTCCGTATCGAGGATGATCTCGTGCAGGGCGAAGCCGTCCAGCATTTCGCGGAACAGGGCCTGGTATTTCTGTTCGGCCTTGCGGTGCGCGGTGATGTCGCGGCTGATCGAGAGCACGGAAGACACCGCGCCCTGCGCGTCCCGTTCAGGAAGGATCCGCCAGTTGAAGATGACGGGGCCGGCCTTGCCCTCGAACGTAAACTCGGTCTCGAAGGGCTGGCCGCTGTCGAACACCTGCCGGATGGCATCCTCCCAGAACCGGCACTGCGCCTCGGGAAAGCCCAGTTCGGCGTGGGTCTTGCCGATGAACTGCGCGGCCTCCATGTCCACCGTTTCGCGGACATTGTCGGAGACGAACAGATGCCGCCCCTCCCGGTCGAAACGCATCACGATGTCGGGCAAGCCATCTACCAGCGCCCGGTGGGTTTCCTCACTCTCGCGCAGCTCGCGGGTGCGCGCTTCGAGCAGGTCCTCGGACCTTAGAAGGGTGCGCTCGCGGCGGGCTCGGGCGCACAGCTCGACCAGCGTCTCCGGCAGGAACGGCTTGTGCAGGCAGGCCGCGGCCCCGCGTTTCATCCAGTCCAGTGCTCGCCCGGGTGACGGGTCGCCGCTGATCAGCACGCAGGCACACCCGGGTTGGTCGGTCCGGAACGCATCGAGCAAGCTGTCGCCCGTTCCGTCCGGAAGGTAGTAGTCAAGCACGGCCACATCATAGGGCGCCAGGGCAAAGGCATCCCTGGCTTCGCGAAGGGTGGCCGCGGCATCCGCCTGGTAGCCATGGGCGGCCAGGGCCTTGCAGAGCAAGTGCGCCAGGTCCGCGTCGTCCTCGACAATCAGCACCCGGGGCCGGGGGCGCGCCACTTTTCCCAAAAGCAGCGCCCTGACGTTGGCGACGAACGTCTTCCCGTTCACGGGCGCGGGCAGAAAGGCGTCGGCCCCGGCGTCGGTGGCGATGCGCTCGGGGTGGTCCCCGGCAAAGGTGGCCGAGACAACCAGGATGGGAACCTTGTTGAAAGCGGCGTACTCGGGCGAGCGCAGCAGGCGGCAGAACCGCCAGCCGTCGAGACCCGACATGTAGAGGTCGGTGACGACGATGTCGGGCGGGGCTTCGGGATTCATGGCGGCCAGCGCCGCCTCGGCCCCGGCAAAAGGCAGGGGCTCGAGGCCCGCC
The Lentisphaerota bacterium genome window above contains:
- a CDS encoding response regulator translates to MTESRKSGCSAAPLDRREHRQLWLSILIALTLAAYRLSIHLSQGVRRLASGYTDLPVEQWLTNALFFWLLLLMWAAHRQWRAAVRQEDDLRGIVSAITPDTLLVIAPDRTITMCNPSVKPMFGYDGDEIIGRKTDTLYDRPPEEQTAGVRATLDGVGFHMGTAVGIKRDGTRFPIDVVTSRLRGRPGAIVLLRDISVRHRAEVELRESRLRAEAANHAKSEFLANMSHEIRTPMNGVIGMTGLLLDTELNDEQRRLAETAMNSAESLLALLDDILDFSKMEAGKLTLDRSDFSLRTLLDEAVAPLALRAQQKGIEFICAAAPEVPDRLCGDPIRLRQILVNLAGNAVKFTEKGEITVRVERETEAGDQRSEVGEQSVRLRFTVSDTGVGIPADKQDLLFAKFSQIDPSSTRRFGGTGLGLAISRQLTELMGGKIGVESEEGRGATFWFTVGFERDGGDAPEKKGIGCNADFLRASRILLAEDNEVNRLVAEGVLKKLGVRTDTVGTGAEAIAALERERYDLVLMDIQMPEMDGLEATRRIRSQESGVRGQNEGRRIPIVAMTAHAMQGDREKCLEAGMDDYIAKPISAKALAAMLTKWLGGERKPGKEVST
- a CDS encoding response regulator codes for the protein MTPSTSTISGAIITDLNENACRQTGYSREELLAGGLQLIDSPEEAATMPGRMATLIEEGTLLFEGVHRRKDGTPLHVSVSARVISREGEGRVQSFVRDISERKQAEKEKEKLQSQLTQAQKMESVGRLAGGVAHDFNNMLQAILGNTALALEDLPPESPARECLQEVQKCAQRSAALTRQLLTFARKQTVAPKVIDLNETVEGMLKLLRRLIGEDIDLAWLPGGNLAPVRMDPSQLDQILANLCVNARDAIAGVGKVTIETGAVAFDKAYCAEHAGFVPGEYVLLAVSDNGCGMDAETLRHLFEPFFTTKELGKGTGLGLASVYGAVKQNQGFINVYSEPGQGTTFRIYLPRHAARTDRPAEKASEEPVARGHETVLLVEDESAILKSTGLMLKGMGYTVIAAGTPGEAIRLAREHTGPIHLLMTDVVMPEMNGRDLARNLISIHPGLKRLFMSGYTADVIAHHGVLDEGVHFIQKPFSKADLAAKLGEVMQ
- a CDS encoding PAS domain S-box protein, producing the protein MNTDGAAPFIICVHPCSSVVQFQRGNAMSENKNKATAVVVNDNTTQLNVLCALARKAGLEPLPFAGAEAALAAMNPEAPPDIVVTDLYMSGLDGWRFCRLLRSPEYAAFNKVPILVVSATFAGDHPERIATDAGADAFLPAPVNGKTFVANVRALLLGKVARPRPRVLIVEDDADLAHLLCKALAAHGYQADAAATLREARDAFALAPYDVAVLDYYLPDGTGDSLLDAFRTDQPGCACVLISGDPSPGRALDWMKRGAAACLHKPFLPETLVELCARARRERTLLRSEDLLEARTRELRESEETHRALVDGLPDIVMRFDREGRHLFVSDNVRETVDMEAAQFIGKTHAELGFPEAQCRFWEDAIRQVFDSGQPFETEFTFEGKAGPVIFNWRILPERDAQGAVSSVLSISRDITAHRKAEQKYQALFREMLDGFALHEIILDTDGTPVDYRFLAVNPAFERMTGLKAGDIAGRTVLEVLPGTERHWIETYGKVALTGEPVQFMNHSADLGKHFEVTAYRPAPGQFACTFQDITERKRAEEVLCASEEHLAATLRSIADGVIACDAAGAVVSLNAAAEALTGWTTAAAAGKPVGEVFCIVNANTREAAENPVFRALREGVVVGLANHTALIAKDGAEHQIADSCAPIRDASGKVSGAVLVFRDVTVEYRQREELRKAQLITENVPVGLMLYRIEDLSDDRTLRMVYANPAVKTLIGLGPEDVVGKTLDENFPGLRAQGVPQRYAEVVRSQTAITFEDLSYGDDRVLLASFSVRAFPLPGNMVGVAFEDITERKRAEQELARTMALLQAAIEQTPAGMLIADAPDVTIRVANPAALGIRGESAEPLTGIPAELHPRRWLTFWPDGTPVAPEDLPLSRAILKGETVKNQEVIIRRGDGEPRHVLANAAPVRNAQGEIVAGVVVFPDVTEFKQAEEALRESEARYRLIADHTSDSIWVMDAGLRFTYLSPSTEHLFGYTLQEWESLDWGVFVQPGYLDVVTDLFDRLRSKTDSGSDSAVNKVRHKDGRELWVEFSATPVRDQRGELLSIVGVTRDITERKRAEGRQGLAAEILGILNEAVPFPDAIDRILGAIKRETGFDAVGIRLRKDEDYPYFVQNGFSEEFLLAENSLVERGRDGGICRGKDGRVSLECTCGLVLSEKTDPSNPLFTPGGSFWTNDSMPLLDIPPDQEPRLHPRNRCIHAGFQSVALMPIRSGHEIIGLLQLNDRRKGCLTAEMIRFFEGIAASIGVALARKRAEEMLQRQEARYRSIVKHLNDAFYIHDFRGHHYGPERERLPSDGLQPRGTARRRSAVDRFPGGGGHHARTHGDTY